ATACCATTCCTGGGTGACTCAGCTTGCACACCAAACAAATGACATGTTAAAATACAGCAACACTTCAGCAATCACATGAGACACAGAAGAGGCCAAGAGCCTGGCAGGGCCTGCCCTTACAGCAAGTTACCACATGGCAAGCCAGGACATGCATCTTTTATATCTCATCAGAACTCCACACAAGAGGTTTGCCTGGATCCTGAGCTCTTGCCCTTATGTGAGCAATGTTGGAGTACGCTTTGTGCTGCGGTTCTATAAGCCAGGGGCACTCAACCTTTCCacattactgtacccctttcaggagtctgagttGTCTGGTGTACCACCAAGTTGCACCTCACTTAAAatccacttgcttacaaaatcagatctaAACGACAAAAGTGTCACAACCACACAGAAACTGAAAACTTGCTTCTTTCTCATTTTTAACcacatcattataaaataaatggattgttattagggctgtcgattaattgcagttaacgcaTGTGATTAGCTCAAAAAAGTAAttgcaaaaaaaattacaagtAACTTTAATCGCAcggttaaacaacagaataccaattgaaatttgttaaataatttggatgttttcctacattttcaaatatatttatttcaattacaacacagaattcaaagtgtacagtgctcactttatattactatttttattacaaatatttgcactgtaaaaatgataaacaaaaggaatagcattttcaattcacctcatacaagtactgtagtgctgtcactttattgtgaaagtgcaattttcaaatatagatttttttttattacataactgcactcaaaaacaaaacaatgtaaaactttagagcctacaagtccattcagtcctacttcttgttcagccaatcactaagacaaacaagtttgtttacatttacagaagataatactgcccacttcttatttataatgtcagctgaaagtgacaacaggcattcgcatggcaattttgtagccggcattgctaggcatttatgtgccagatatgctaaatattcatatgcccgttcatgcttcggccactattgcagaggacatgcttccatgctgatgacactgattaaataaaaatgcattaattaaatttgtgcctGAACCCAttgggggagaattttatgtctcctgctctgttttacctgaattctgccatatatttcatgttatagcaatctcggatGACGACCCagtacatgttgttcattttaagtacACTTTCaccgcagatttgacaaaacgtaaagaaaataccaatgtgagatttctaaaaatagctacagcactcgacccaaggtttaagaatctgaagtgggacggggtgtgaagcatgctttcagaagtcttaaaagagcaacactccgttACGGAaagtacagaacccaaaccatcaaaaaagaaaatcaaccttctgctggtggcatctgactcagataatgaaaatgaacatctgtcagtctgcactgctttggatggttatcaagcagaacccatcatcagcatggatacatgtcccctggaatggtggttcaagcatgaatctttagcacatctggcacgtaaatatcttatGGTGCCAGCTAGGACAGTCAGgcgacactgtaaacaagaagcaggcagcattatctcctgcaaatgtaatcagacttgtttgtctgagtgattggctgaacaagaagtaggactgagtggacttgcaggctctaaagttttccattgttttctttttgaatgaaGCTATTTTtggacataattctacatttgtaagttcaactttcacgagaaagagattgcactacagtacttgtattaggtgaattgaaaaatactatttcttttgttttttacaatgcaaatatttgtaataaaaagtaactataaagtgaacactgtacactttgtattctgtgtttaattaaaatcaatatatttgaatatatagaaaacatccaaaaatatttaaatggtattttattattgtttacagCTCAATTAAACACGCAATTAATCACATGactaatcacgattaattttttaattgtgtgattaattttttaattgcttgaatgGCCTAACTGTAAGATAAATATTGCActtccatttcagtgtatagtctatagagcagtatgaacaagccattgtctgtatgaaattgtagtttgtactgactccGCTAGTGCTTTTTCTAcagagttgatgtaccctctggaagagTTCCGTGAATAGACACCCACTGCATCggtgccccagggctggagcacccacaggaaaaactTAGCGGGTGCTTAGcaaccactggcagccaagctccctccctcctcccagtgcctcccacccaccggcagaccctctgatcaactcctccccctccctcccagcatctcctgcatgtcacagaacagctgttcagcagcatgcaggaggcactggcagagaaggggaggagcggggatggggtgCACTCGGGAGAgggtgtgggaagaggcaggaaggagacagagtgggggtaggaagaggcagggcaggggtggagccttggaagaagggatggagtgggggtggggctggagtggagcaggggtgggaggaagtggggcaggggtggagccttgaagaaggggtggagtgggggtggggctggggtggagcagtggCAGGAGGAAGTGGGGTAGGAGTGAGGACTTGGAAGAagagatggagtgggggtgggcatAGGGCAGAGGGGGAGTCGAGCACCCCCCAGGTAGAGAGGAAGTTGGTGCCTTTGCCTCTGTGTACCCCAGgtgtacgtgtacccctggttgaagACCACTGCTATAAGCCATTGAAGGAATGGGACATGCTGGCCCCAGTCCCTTCGGTGCTGTTCTAGAAAGTCAGCCTGCTCAGCTTCCGGTGTCCTAGCGAACCTTTCCACCATCCCATCAGATGTGGgtgtgctggggtggggcaggtttTGAGGAGCCCTAGAATTTCCCATATCTGCAGAAATGCTTTGTATTCAAAGTGTGTCCCTTGATCTGTGTGTTACTCATCCGGAATCCCACATGTGGGGAAGAATTCATTCACTAGGACCGCAATTGCTGTCACAGCTCTAGAGCTCTTATTGTACAAGCCTCAACAAGCCCTTTTGTGAAGCAGTCCAGAGCGACCAGCAAATATTGACTgccagcctctgtctcaggaAAGGTCCCAAGAACACCAATGGCAGCGCACTCCTTCAGCCCcttggaaattttaaaattgtcTTTGCTGGAGAAGCCACTCAACCCTTGCTAAGTTCTTCCAGtgattaatcaccctcactgtgaAAAATGGGCATTTTTTATTTCCACTAGgaattggtctagcttcaacttccatcgTGTTGCACCTGTGTCTACTAGCCACTAGAGCCCATTACTAattatttgttctccatgtaggtacttgtgGACTCTGATCACGTCACTCCTTAACCATCCCTTAGCTAAGCTAAATAGAATGAGCCCCTTGAGTGCACGACTAGAAAGCACGTTCTCCAATCCTTTAATCTTTCGCTTCTGAGAAGCTCATAAGGTCAACCCAATCTGCACAAACCCAACGTGAAAAAACAATTATAGGTTATTTGCAATAGCCATTTTTGTCACTTTTACATTTATTAAAACTAAATATTTACCACTTCTGTTGAAATGAAAGCTCTGCAGCAAATTTACATGCAGATTTCTACCACCGTGAgatggtaataataataaatcagacAGGATGCTAATAAAAGTTTATTGAAAAATTTCCAtcgtttgtttattttaatttaaaaatgagttTTGACTAAACAAAACTGTTCACAGAACGAGTCtgctcttttcaatttttttcaaattttgatcAAAACCTGAgaccctgaaaaaaaaattggtcaaacatctctccctcccccttctcccccaacttTTTTGGTTTTGGGCAGTTTTCATAATAATATTTTTGGTGTTTGGttgctgaaaaccaaaatatttctgaTCATTGGGTGTTCAGTTTTTTGATGCACTGTCAAAGTTCTCCAGTGAAAATATCgccaaatattatatatatataaaattttcaATTAACTTTTCCTTGCCAGCACAAAAATCCATTCACTTCTATTTGCAGCAATCTATTTCATTCACActggtgttaaaaaaaaaccattagAACAATGATGATTCAGTCATTCCCAATGCTCTCTTCACTTGGTACAGCTGTGATGCAGATAGAGATGACAAGGACAATTTAGAATGGTTCGCTACCCTGTGATTTCCCTGCACGGTTGTAATGTAAATAATACAGCAAATGGTAATTAATGTTTCCCTAAAATATGTGCCCTATGCAGGACTGTGCCTTACATTGTACAGCCCACTCCCCGTGACAATATCAGAGGCAGATCCTTTGTTGGGTTGATTATTGTCTCTACTTCAGTTATTCTTTTCCAGGAAGCAGTTTCTCCTTAGTGCTTTCCTCAGAGCAGATTTCACTTCCTGGTTCCTCAGGGTGTAGATCagagggttcagggctggggtgacAACGCTGTACATGAAGGTGGCGACCATCTCCCTATCTGAGGAGCTTCCCGCAGAGGAGAGCATGTAATTGAAGATGACCGGCACATAGAACAATGCCACTACCATGAGGTGGGAGATGCAAGTGGAGAaggcctttctcctgctttcctgGGAGCGGACCTTCAGGAGAAGGAAGGAGATGATGTAGAGGTAGGAGAGGAATGTGAGGGCAAAGGAACCCAGGCCAATGCCCCCGGTAACGATGTTGAGCAGAGTTAAATTGAGGTGGGTGCTGCTGCAGGCGAGGCTCAGCAGGGGCTTGATGTCACAGAAGAAGTGCTGAATTTCATTGGGGCCACAGAAATTCACTTGTGATGTCATGACTGTGTGCATCAGGGCATGCAGGAAGCCACTGGACCAGGTGGCCGCTGCCAGGAGCAGGCAGGTCTGTGGGCTCATGACCAGCCTGTAGCGCAGCGGGTTGCAAATGGCAACATAGCGGTCATAGGCCATGACAGCCAGCAGCATGGCCTCACTGCTGCCCAGAAAGTGGAAGAAGtggagctgggccaggcagcCAGCAAAGGAGATGGTTTGGTGCCTCGAGGGGAAGCCGACCAGCATCTTGGGCACGGTGACCGTGCAGTAGAAGATGTCCAGGCAGGAGAGGATGcccaggaagaaatacatgggggtgtgaagccGGGGCTCAGCCAACATCACCGCTATGATGGCCCCATTACCCAGCAGGCTGGTCACGTAGAGCAGGAGGAAGAGAACAAAGAGAGGGTGCTGTAGCACCAGGAGATGGCTCAGGCCCAGGAGGACAAACTCGCTCACCGCTGTCTGGTTCTCCATTGCTGTGGAGGGAAGAGGacaaagcaggagaaaagcaAACAGGCTGAAGGTAGCGTCCACCACCATCTCAATGGTCCTATTCCCAATCCAACAGAGCTGGATGGAATCAAACACTTAGGGGTTTTGTCTTCTGGCTACAGTCACAGGTGCAATCTGTACCCAGATATGACTGAGCAGTAAAAAGAGGCAGAATAATTAGAGCAGTTTGCATTTCTTTATAAAACTGAGGGGAGTGGGGATTCATTGGACCAGGTCTGTCCAGCACAGTcataaaagatctggaaaaaggggtaaacagtgaggtggcaaaattcacagacaatacaaaactactcaagacagctAAGAGcaaagcaaactgcaaagagttacaaagggaactCACAAAAttgtgtgactgggcaacaaaatggcagatgaaattcaaagttgataaatgcaaagtaatgcacataggagaacagaatcccaactatacgtataaaatgatgaggtctaaattagctattaccaatcagggaacagatcaTTGTGGactcattgtggctagttctctgaaaacatccactcaatatgcagcagcagataAAAAAGCTAACTGAGTATtaggaaagggaaagataataagacacaaaatatattgcctctatatcaTTCCATTGTACACCCACATAGAATCATAAATCGTaagacaggaagggaccttgaaaggtcatctcgCTCTGGCCCCTGCACTCATGGggcatctagaccatccctgacaggtgtttgtctaacctgctctttaaaaactccaatgatggagattccacaacctccctaggcaatttattccagtgtttaaccaccctgacagttaagaagtttttcctaaaatccaaaTTAAATCTCCGTTGatacagtttaagcccattgcttcttgtcctatcctcagatgttaagaagaacaatttttctccctcctctttgtaagaaccttttatgtgcttgcagactgttgtcatgtcccctctcaattttCTCTTATCCAGACTTGacaaacccaatttcttcaatcttccctcataggccatgttttctaggcctttcatcatttttgttgctcttctctgcactttctgcaatttgtccccatctttcctgaaatgtggcacccagagctggacacaatactccagctgaggccttatcagtgcgcagtagagcagaagaattacttcacatatcttgcttacaacactcctgctggaTATTCGCTTTTTTTgctacagtgttacactgttgactcatattt
Above is a genomic segment from Gopherus flavomarginatus isolate rGopFla2 chromosome 11, rGopFla2.mat.asm, whole genome shotgun sequence containing:
- the LOC127030963 gene encoding olfactory receptor 12D1-like; translated protein: MVVDATFSLFAFLLLCPLPSTAMENQTAVSEFVLLGLSHLLVLQHPLFVLFLLLYVTSLLGNGAIIAVMLAEPRLHTPMYFFLGILSCLDIFYCTVTVPKMLVGFPSRHQTISFAGCLAQLHFFHFLGSSEAMLLAVMAYDRYVAICNPLRYRLVMSPQTCLLLAAATWSSGFLHALMHTVMTSQVNFCGPNEIQHFFCDIKPLLSLACSSTHLNLTLLNIVTGGIGLGSFALTFLSYLYIISFLLLKVRSQESRRKAFSTCISHLMVVALFYVPVIFNYMLSSAGSSSDREMVATFMYSVVTPALNPLIYTLRNQEVKSALRKALRRNCFLEKNN